The Zea mays cultivar B73 chromosome 7, Zm-B73-REFERENCE-NAM-5.0, whole genome shotgun sequence DNA segment CGATCGATGCGGGATACGTTTGAAGACGTGGCCCacgacgacgaggacgacgacgacgacgaacacgacgacgctggcgctggcgccgcaggtcaggaggagattggaccatcacagttgcaggatgctcctacaactcaaccatcacagctgacaccacgtagaaggcgtccacgtgacccttacactccaggcaccgacgctcttggggccaagggcaaggttaagactaggaggaaatgaatactATGTGATGTTGGTCTTATGCTGAAAACTTTGTGATTTAGACTCATGCTGGAAACGTTGTAATGTGAACGATGTATTTTGGACTATGTTTTGTGGACATTGTATGAAGCACTATGTCatgtggatgtttttatattctCTGTTATTTTGTGATATATTGTATGTTGAAATGTGGTcatgtcttataatatgtgattatttgaactgtggttgttaataaaacaaggggaactcttgcGATTTTTTTGTGAATTGTTAAAAACATGACAAGCAAtaagtaactcatcttcggagttCTAAACTATTTTGGATATGAAAGTACTACATAATAGGCTACAAGTTTCTTCAATCAGAATCACAATCTAtaagtaactcatcttcggagtcatccgtcgcgcaatcatcaacgacaacctcattccacttgctgcattgtcctgcatcacacttgtcaacagttctcttgtaataattggcttctaCTTCATCTGtagcttgggagaatagctcatcctcagcctcagcctcatcagacttctgCTTGTAATAAGCCACCTCTACCTCTTCAGCGGCCTGAGACATAAActcgtcctcttcctcttgagcacgtaatcctgcctcagctagtgcgaAGAGCTCACTCAACCTAGATGTGCCGTCCTCCTCTTCTCCATGTAATCATGCCTCTGCgagagcgataagctcactcaatctagatgtgtcctcctcctcctcctccatcagctcaaccgtCGCCATTTTTTCCTGAACATATCTtgcatgcgcctcatcggccaaatagtttacgccacatccaatctctgcaaatataatgagaaaaaTAAGTTAGCAAAGTCATGATAAATAAATAGTACTAACAAAGTTATAGTATCATTTTTCTCACTCACTTCCCTTGAgacgatcagcaagattatccaacatctgtttctcggctcGAGCCGCTTCCCATTCGCTTGCATCCTttgctctcttctcatctgccgccttcaacctcctatactctgcacgcttcgggctgTCATAAAAGGCAAATTTTGCGTacctacgcatgtcgcgtatgcgatcgttaatatacgaatcgacgagctgagatccacaacacatcttctgtcccattagtctcttggactctattatgcgcatcacctctcctttgtcgtcgtaactctcccaactatATTTCCTCAtctcctacaaaaaaatagtaagtaccggTATAACATTACAGCTAGTGcaaaaaaaataccaacctcatcgtaatcgaccatatgtccacaaaaatatccaacaccaagctcggaaggaactaatccatacttagcttcattACCACATTTGTAGAGTACTGGATCAAACTTCAACTCTTCCGCCCACtgatttttttcttttcctttacctctggctctggccaatgggacaaaggaccatacaaccactctctgaaacgacacttacgccacccgtatggctgcaggagaataaattagtaatttattgtaaaaaAATAACTAGTTTATACATTTAGCGCAtcgatgggctcacataatcaatgttcggacacaCAAACTGCTTCTCAGtgtcttcgtcgatgacagcacggtctccacaatcgcatcgaggcggtgagtccatccatctttctgttgctacctccttctctgcatccgtcattggtggaggattcgggggaggaggtacccaacgcttaaaacgctcatgactagtccttccacacaaccaattagcaaaaagaagatatcgagggtcaaatttatcagaaccgtcgatccactggaaaaagtaACACCTCAGGTGCCCCTAAAACAATGGAACGAAGCACTATTACACATCTAGTAAATAATAaatgcgaacaaaattaagtcacaagtcataagctacgtacatcaaaaccgccacaaaggtagaagcagcgagcagccgtgtctggatgtttggattgacattgttggaacttgctcttctgggcaagatgatccaacgggggagtgaagagAATATAAACAAGGTTTTTCTagagatggcaattgctctgttaatctagcctctcaagggcactgtacgagggtatttataggtgcccgagtgcCCAACGTCCTGAAGTAAGGACgtttgtgccctcaggcacctggattatccctagaatattcccataatggagggttacagactgtcattacaaaaAAGCCATTACAAGTCGGGCCCATAACATGCTTCTCCATGTGGGGCCTGATACGACGGGCCGCCATCCCGcgtgggcctccaggttgggtgaggacgtgggatggCGGGACTTCGTCGTGGGCCTTCATCTTGCGGTGAGAAAGACGAAGGGTGGCCTGCGCCGGTCATCTGGCTTCCGTTGGTGTGTCGCGATGACTagggcttcgagcgaagggtagtgtctttgccttcgccctaacatttgccctccgagggaccagttcgactaagtcatctggtgccggagacgtcgctagatggtggagatgcTGCCCTCGCTCAAAGTGGTTCTGCAGggttttttgatgtgaccgttgacggacgtagtactgttggactgcgggtttcccgaagcgtcgcgtcctgtgtataaaaagctTGGGCGGCGTGGGTCAGGTTCTCTTACCTTTCTgtgcgccgcaaaaccctagcctccttttgaaaccgtgcacccgctcgcctgccctccttgctcctgttcgtcggagatctggcccgcgtcaagcagaccgcgcgccgccgtcgatggtacgtagccatgtcgtcttcttcctcgtctgctgcAAACACGCTGCCGGCCGGTTCATCTTCTGAGGATACCTTGAGCAATGTGGAGGCGGTGGAGCTACGTCCGGGCGATACGGTGGAGTTTGGCgtttcgaggatttcctcggtccgcgtgcaggatatgcagcagctgggttattttggcagcggagttgGGCGTGTTCCGGGGGCGGAAgaggttcccgagcccgagggTGAGTTAATCGTGTTTGAGGCATTTTTCACCACTGGCCTTCGCCTGCCTGCACATCGTTTTGTGGCGGAGGTCCTTCAGAGatttgaggtccaggtccaccagttaACACCCAACGCCGtagtggccctggcgaagtatgtctgggtggtgacttcgtatggcggtcagccttctgtggaggtcttcgccaaacattactgtctgcattggcaaaaaagaaaaatcggagacaagattgcacagtttggatcatgcacgtttacgccgagaaccggaaagacttcgatggaagtcttggagttggttccttgtgcccgcaataaatggggcaactggtgggatttctggttttatgtTTCCGAGAGCGAAGTCAAAAACCACCCGGGGCTCCCCGTGACCGtgatgtgctcccattattatgtggcgtacccgcaatttgaggtggcggaggatgatgaaaatgaaggagcccttcggtgcgctgcccgcatgagtagcgggcgcgacttagttgaggaattcatcggttatggggtgtggcccttggcacatggctgggcgttgggcgaagtatgcccgcgtgagatgccctccctgggcggGCAGCGAGTGCGAAGTCCAGCCTTCACGCTGGATCTGCACGGCCGGGATCTGGCCGCATTCGTTCGTGAAGTGGAGGACGGTGCAGCGAGGATTGTGGGGCGCTATGTGCCGAGGATAGAGGGTTTGCGGAGCTAGGATATTCGGGGGTCCAATGTTagattgaatcgggtcttcgaattgaaccgccTGCCATACGGTGGCTATCTCGGGGATGACActgtcgaccgccgcgggaagaagccggtgaaCGTGACCGAGGAAGGGCCTCCGTAGGAGGCTGCCTCGGCCACTAAAAAGAGTaaaataggtactgcagtggggggactgggggtctctgatagttttgttgtggagttgatggggacatgcgtggccccgggggaaggatgtctttgcccgagctccgggagtcttcggcgcgaatgctggaggttaccgggggtcgatggccaaagaatgttccgatcccctGGGCGGAGGGCGAAGACATGTCTATGTCTCGTATGGCTCGTGGCTTAATGATTTTCCCTTACGGACGAaatgttgctgctgttgtgtcggcagtgatggagaggGATCGCCAAGACGATGCACAGAAGCGCCGGTCGGTCATGAGGATCGGGGATCCTTTTCGCGAGGCGAAGAGGGCGCAGGGGGGCGCGAAGTCTGCCACCGCCAGCGGTAGCAAGTCAGCGCCGGctgcgaagtcggccgcccccgtgcccaaGAAGTCTTCGGCGGGTGCGAAGGTTGGTGCTGCTGGCGCGGGCAAACCGCTTTTGGGTGAGCCCGCCAAGGGGTGAAAGGTGCCCTCCCCAGCGCGTGTTGACGAGGCGGGGGCACGGGTCGCCGACTTCGACATGGACATCAATGTGCCGGATTATTTTGGTGGTAAGTTTTTTTACTAATATCATGATGCAGGGTCTGACATGGGGCAATTGCCTCTTGTCCCGGCTCCGGTGGCGGCCCCTGTGCTGACGGCGGCGGTTGGGGCGAAGGCTGGTTTGCGGGACCCGTGGTCCGCCTTCTGCGCGAGTGGCGAGATTTCCTTGGCCGCCGCCGCGAAGGATATGGCGGGCTCCGTGTCCCAGCAGCTGAGGCGTGCGTCGCAGCAGCTGCAACATGTAAGTCGTGTTGGACTTCGCTGGTTCGTTGTTTTTACGAGGTTGGTGGTCTTATGGTCTTTTGTGTCAGGCGGCTGACTTCACCGACCGTGTCGCGTCGGGCGTGCTGACAGCGGAATTCGCTGCCGAAGTTGAGCGTCTCCGGGCGCAGCACGCGGATGCTGTGCAGGAGAAGTCGGCTGCTGAAAGCAAGAGCTGAAGGCTGTCGGAGAAGTTGACCACTGTGGAGGCCGAGAGGGGGGATCTCCGGCGCTAGctagtggaggagaggagggaggcgaatAAAGCCATTGCTgatgcgcaggctgcgcaggccgagGCCAAGCTCGCGCGGGCAGAAAACAGTCTTGCCTGCAAATGCGCCAAGGACTTGGAGGCAAGGCTCAACAGCCTGCGCAACCGCGTGGAAAAGGCAGAGTCCTCGACGCGCATGGAGGTCGGGCGGACGCATGCGCAgttcgtggacgcgtaccgggAGCTAGGTGCGCGGACCGCCGACTTCGAAGCGCCCGACCaggaggtgggcctccgcttcctGGAGTGGTTATAGGAGGAGTTGGTGGTGCTCCCGACCATCGCGACGGgcctcatgtcctttgcctccctcgtcacatgCGAAGGGGCCCTGAATGCTCTAACCCGCGAGGGGTGCGGGcatttcgaggtcttcgaccaattgGATGAGAACTTCGTGTAGGGAAcaggtgacacctaagaggggggtgaattaggacttctaaaacttttactaagataggccacaattaaatccctagagcaaaacctatgcaaataatcaaactagaatgtccaaactaggttttgtctaaatgttgctatctctaccgcaaaggctaagttccaATCTACACAATATaaatatgaatacaagattgaaacttaaatgcttaacatAAATGCGGAaagtaaagagcaaggtagagatgcaaactctcgtggatgacgccggtatttttaccgaggtatccggaaccacgcacggtcccgactaatcctcattggtgcccctacgcaaagggaagcccatgcgagggccaagcacctcggtcgagtaactccgtagagagccgcgggccttctccacgtgcaagtggtgctccgcttctggctcctctcggacgctccccgccgtctccactatcgagcttccggccgaaacgtcgcgggcctcgttccctccggtacacggtggcggccgtgacacaaacgcggttgtcacggtctcgcaagactctcgccccactcggtacaattacaatggcccgcgcaagagccgaggggttgtgtggtttgtctaaactcactcaactaactaggattcacctagagcaagcgctaatgcggtctaactaacctaagcacttcgcaaagcacctacgctaatcaccgagtgattctattaagcacttgggtgtttgagcacttggaaatgtctacaatatgccttggtatgttgcttgggctcccacaccttcaaatggctgattgggtgatgtatatataggccccaactcaactagccgttgaaAAGCAGGCTGCTataagggtggcacaccggacagtcctatcagccaacggtgcgccaacagtgcgccaactgtgtgccaccggtgagccaactgtgtgccaacggtgtgcagccaacggctagttctgacacaccggacagtcctgtcagccaacggtgcgccaactgtgtgccaacagtgcgcgaacagtgcgccaacgctgtgcatccaacggctagttctgacacaccgggcagtccggtgcaccaaccgtgtgccaacggtgagccaactttgtgccaccggtgagccaactgtgtgtcaCCGGTgaaccaactgtgtgccaacggtgtgcagccaacggctagttctgacagctagtcgttacgtgcaccggatagtgaatagtgactgtccggtgcacaccggacagtccggtgcctcctctcAGAAAACCCTGTTggctgtcctgtgcgccaactatgtgccaccggtgcgccaactatgtgccaccggtgagccaactgtgtgccaccggtgcgccaactgtgtgccactggtgagccaactgtgttccaccggtgcgccagctgacagcccatcttctaggtcttctgtattttgttcttaggctcctttggtcttgagtcttggacttctaagctctttctatgtcttcatttgaggtgttgcatcctcagtgtcttagtccaatcctcttcgcatcctatgaactataaacataaacacttgtcggggaccataattaggggtaccctcaagacgcctaattctcagctggtaacccccatcagcataaagctgcagaggcctgatgggtgcgattaagtcagggatcagtccatacgagtgactcgatcacgcttcacccgagcctagcctcggactcaggcagccgacctcgagggacttccgtctcgcccgaggccccccttttaacggcggacgcatctccggctcgcccgaggccttggcttcgctaagaagcaaccctgactaaatcgccgcaccgactgaccgagttgcaggggcatttaacgcaaaggtggcctgacacctctatcctgacgcgcgccccccggcagagccgaagtgaccgccgtcactccgctgctccactgaccggtctgacagaaggacagcgccgcctgcgccactccaactgcagtgccactcgatagagtgagtctgacaggcagtcaggcctcgccaggggcgccaaagagaactccgctccgcccgaccccagggctcggacttgggctaagacccggaagacggcgaactccgctccgcccgaccctagggcttggactcgggctaagacccggaagacggcgaactccgctccgcccgaccccagggctcggactcgggctaagacccggaagacggcgaactccgctccgcccgaccccagggctcggactcgggctcggccccggaagacgacgaactccgctccgcccgaccccagggctcggactcgggctcagccccggaagacgacgaactccgctccgcccgaccccagggctcggactcgggctcggccccggaagacgacgaactccgcctcgcccgaccccagggctcggactccgccctggcctctgccgaacgacttccgcctcgcccgacccaggggctcggactcggcctcggcaacggaagacagattcgaccccagcttcggaggagcccccacgtcgcccggcctcgggcgcgggcccgccacgtcaacagggagcgccatcaccactctaccccgagccgactcgggccgcagagaacaagaccggtgtcccatctgaccagctccgccagataggcaatgatggcgcctcccaagctccatgacggcggcggctctccgctctcttacggaagcaggtggacgtcagcaagggctcgaccgctccaacagctgtccttccgccaagctccgttgctcctccgacagccacgacatcacgccagcagggtgccaatatctctccggctgccacattggcatgtacttagggcgctagctctccctccgctagacatgtagcactctgctacacccctcattgtacacctggatcctctccttatgactataaaaggaaggaccagggccttcttagagaaggttggccgcgcgggaccgaggatgggacaggcgctctcttggggccgctcgcttccctcacccgcatggacgcttgtaacccccctactgcaagcgcacccgacctgggcgcgggacgaacacgaaggccgcgggacttccacctctctcacgcccgtctccggccacctcgcctctccccccttcgcgctcgcccacgcgctcgacccatctgggctggggcacgcagcacactcactcgtcggcttagggaccccccggtctcgaaacgccgacagttggcgcgccaggtaggggcctgctgcgtgctgacgaacagcttcccgtcaagctccagatgggcagtctctagcaacctctccggcccgggacggtgctccgtttcgggagtcttgagttcatgtcctacgacggcagctacgacatgatactccttccaccgc contains these protein-coding regions:
- the LOC111589755 gene encoding uncharacterized protein; translation: MATVELMEEEEEDTSRLSELIALAEAGLRAQEEEDEFMSQAAEEVEVAYYKQKSDEAEAEDELFSQATDEVEANYYKRTVDKCDAGQCSKWNEVVVDDCATDDSEDELLIDCDSD